The following proteins come from a genomic window of Leopardus geoffroyi isolate Oge1 chromosome A3, O.geoffroyi_Oge1_pat1.0, whole genome shotgun sequence:
- the LOC123579630 gene encoding WAP four-disulfide core domain protein 10A-like, with translation MPTQALLPILLLSVLLLLLQVQGGHRTLNRMQKIEQFNEVKVCEKHTNIYMCRRPCEYHQDCQANNICCSTFCGNICMTL, from the exons ATGCCGACCCAGGCTCTCCTGCCCATCCTGCTCCTCTctgtgttgctgctgctgctacagGTCCAGGGAGGGCACCGTACACTGAACAGGATGCAGA AAATAGAGCAGTTCAATGAAGTCAAGGTTTGTGAAAAGCACACCAACATATATATGTGCAGACGTCCATGTGAATATCACCAAGATTGTCAAGCAAATAACATATGCTGTTCAACCTTCTGTGGGAATATCTGCATGACACTCTAG